In one window of Carcharodon carcharias isolate sCarCar2 chromosome 14, sCarCar2.pri, whole genome shotgun sequence DNA:
- the LOC121287435 gene encoding 40S ribosomal protein S29-like: protein MRYQQLYWSQPRKFGQGSHLCRVCVNRKYGCQCFRQYVKDIGFIKLD, encoded by the coding sequence ATGAGATATCAGCAGCTTTACTGGTCCCAACCCAGGAAATTCGGCCAGGGCTCCCACTTATGCAGAGTCTGCGTGAACCGGAAATATGGCTGCCAGTGCTTCAGACAATACGTTAAAGATATCGGCTTCATCAAGCTGGACTAA